The proteins below are encoded in one region of Zavarzinella sp.:
- a CDS encoding sugar phosphate isomerase/epimerase family protein: MGAKLSIGSWAYIFNQETPTNDFHVILHKLQDLGYDGVELGSFGLHPTPWTHPTKADRERLKKDVADHGLEFSGIAVDLWSFKKPGPSIFDETPIPYMSAFLGYTAFAHDLGIKTIRVDSVESPDFFATSGMDKKEGIDRLINVWDKCSKMAADHGMNVCWEFEPGFVLNKPSEVLEVVNGVIGKGNKNFGVLYDTCHAHMCATIGANHQGEKELLPGGALELLHKLEGKITHVHLIDSDGSLNEHNTSTHNPFGTGNLNFDELLPAIQKANVPNPWWCVDLCFWPHAWDVTAQSKKFLDRMRAKYAA, translated from the coding sequence ATGGGTGCAAAACTCTCCATTGGTTCATGGGCATACATTTTCAACCAGGAAACTCCTACCAACGATTTCCACGTGATTCTGCACAAATTGCAGGATCTCGGCTATGACGGCGTGGAACTGGGTAGCTTTGGCCTGCACCCCACCCCATGGACGCATCCCACCAAGGCGGATCGCGAACGCCTTAAGAAAGACGTGGCGGACCACGGCCTGGAATTTTCGGGCATCGCCGTAGACCTGTGGAGCTTCAAAAAGCCTGGCCCGTCGATTTTCGATGAAACCCCCATCCCTTACATGTCGGCATTTCTGGGCTATACCGCATTCGCACACGATCTGGGAATCAAAACCATCCGTGTGGATTCCGTAGAAAGCCCCGATTTCTTTGCCACCAGTGGGATGGATAAGAAAGAAGGGATCGACCGCCTGATCAATGTGTGGGACAAATGTTCCAAAATGGCTGCCGACCACGGCATGAACGTGTGCTGGGAATTTGAACCAGGATTCGTGCTGAATAAACCTTCCGAAGTTCTGGAAGTGGTCAACGGCGTCATTGGTAAAGGCAACAAAAACTTCGGTGTACTGTACGATACCTGCCATGCCCACATGTGTGCGACCATTGGTGCGAACCATCAGGGCGAAAAAGAACTGCTGCCTGGGGGGGCATTAGAGCTTCTTCATAAATTAGAAGGCAAAATTACCCACGTGCACCTGATTGATTCTGACGGTAGTCTGAATGAGCACAACACTTCTACCCACAATCCATTTGGAACTGGGAACCTGAACTTCGACGAATTGCTGCCAGCGATTCAGAAAGCAAACGTCCCCAACCCATGGTGGTGCGTCGATTTGTGCTTCTGGCCGCACGCCTGGGATGTCACCGCACAGAGCAAGAAGTTTCTGGATCGCATGCGTGCCAAGTACGCTGCCTAA
- a CDS encoding Gfo/Idh/MocA family oxidoreductase, whose translation MSKPLNIGMIGYGFMGKAHTNAYCQANHFFDLPYKPVLKAVCARNAEAVQKFATTWGYESTESDWRKLLERKDIDAVDICVPNNLHKEIAIAAAAAGKMILCEKPLAMNAVEGKEMVDAVEKAGVANMVWYNYRRVPAVTLAKQLIEEGKLGKIFHYRAKFLQDWTISPDLPQGGNALWRLDAAAAGSGVSGDLLAHCIDTAIWLNGRIDSLCATTETFIKERKHNLTGKVEQVNIDDACTFFGRFENGSLANFESTRYARGHKALYTFEINGEHASIFWDLHDLHRLQYFDHRDEGRVRGWRTIHITDGDHPYMANWWVPGLQIGYEHSFIHQVADFIQGLGTGTPASPTFRDAYETQLVLDAILDSAKTQQLVKVGKG comes from the coding sequence ATGTCAAAACCATTGAATATTGGCATGATTGGCTATGGTTTCATGGGCAAGGCCCACACCAATGCCTATTGCCAGGCGAATCATTTTTTCGATCTTCCTTACAAACCGGTGCTGAAGGCTGTTTGTGCCCGAAACGCCGAAGCGGTGCAGAAATTTGCCACCACGTGGGGATATGAATCGACCGAAAGCGATTGGCGTAAGTTATTGGAGCGTAAGGATATCGACGCGGTTGATATCTGCGTGCCCAACAACCTGCACAAGGAAATTGCCATTGCCGCTGCTGCCGCAGGCAAAATGATTCTGTGCGAAAAACCACTGGCCATGAATGCCGTAGAAGGCAAGGAAATGGTCGATGCGGTAGAAAAAGCCGGCGTGGCCAACATGGTGTGGTATAACTACCGCCGCGTGCCTGCCGTTACCCTTGCCAAACAACTGATTGAAGAAGGCAAGCTGGGCAAAATCTTCCACTATAGGGCGAAGTTTCTGCAGGACTGGACGATCAGCCCCGATCTGCCCCAGGGTGGAAATGCGTTGTGGCGTCTGGATGCTGCTGCCGCTGGTAGTGGTGTTTCGGGCGACCTGCTGGCCCACTGTATCGATACGGCGATCTGGTTGAATGGTCGTATCGACAGCCTGTGTGCCACCACCGAAACGTTTATTAAGGAACGGAAGCACAACCTGACAGGTAAAGTCGAACAGGTGAACATCGACGATGCCTGCACCTTCTTTGGCCGATTCGAAAATGGCTCGCTGGCCAATTTTGAATCCACCCGCTACGCACGTGGGCACAAGGCACTGTATACCTTTGAAATCAACGGCGAACATGCCTCGATTTTCTGGGACCTGCACGACCTGCACCGCCTGCAGTATTTTGACCACCGCGATGAAGGTCGGGTGCGGGGCTGGCGCACTATCCACATTACCGATGGCGATCACCCATACATGGCAAACTGGTGGGTGCCTGGCCTGCAAATTGGCTACGAGCACTCTTTTATCCACCAGGTAGCCGATTTCATCCAGGGTCTGGGCACCGGAACACCCGCCTCCCCCACGTTCCGCGATGCGTATGAAACCCAACTGGTCCTGGACGCCATCCTCGACTCCGCCAAGACCCAACAACTGGTGAAAGTGGGCAAAGGCTAA